A window of the Pedobacter frigiditerrae genome harbors these coding sequences:
- the lnt gene encoding apolipoprotein N-acyltransferase → MNKKNYLLALLSAFLMWLAWPPHIWFAPLLLVGLVPLFIALDNVIDLKEKKTGKKVFLTAGLAFLVWNTASIYWVYNAIKAYNGWLIAIPVSLIPFGLGALLMTFAFWLYYQLRTKINPTIAYVGLICFYISMEYLHQSWDLAFPWMTLGNGFAGMHQLAQWYEYTGVYGGSIWILLSNILAFETYKALKRNSITKVKLTASWALVIILPIGFSLYQYNQYKEKSVPVNVVVVQPNIDPYDKYGSVSTNEQLQILTHLSDSVAQVNTEYFIWPETAIPRYADEDKIRSNPDFLNAQQFLSKYKNGTLITGIESVKWYNDKATVSAKKHPENGMYFDNYNTAMQVENSAEVEFYHKSKLVPGVEKMPFPKIFSFLAPVFEGLGGSVSGWGWQEKPGVFYSQSGIGVAPVVCYESLWGSWIGESVKNGAQFIAIITNDGWWGNTSGKDQHLLYAKLRAIETRRWVVRSANTGISGFINQRGDITQKSTWWTRTALKENINLNDNITTYVNSGDILAKICSILAVLLALIIPYKKWVKN, encoded by the coding sequence ATGAACAAGAAAAACTATCTCTTAGCCTTACTTAGCGCATTTTTAATGTGGCTAGCTTGGCCCCCTCATATTTGGTTCGCACCATTACTTTTAGTAGGCTTAGTTCCACTGTTTATTGCATTGGATAATGTAATCGACTTAAAAGAAAAGAAAACTGGCAAAAAAGTTTTCTTAACTGCTGGTCTAGCTTTTTTGGTATGGAACACAGCAAGTATCTATTGGGTTTATAATGCAATAAAAGCATACAATGGTTGGTTAATCGCTATTCCAGTTTCATTAATTCCATTCGGATTAGGCGCTTTATTAATGACATTCGCCTTTTGGCTTTATTATCAATTGAGAACTAAAATAAATCCGACTATAGCTTATGTAGGCCTAATCTGCTTTTACATTTCGATGGAATACTTACACCAAAGTTGGGATTTAGCCTTCCCTTGGATGACTTTAGGTAACGGTTTTGCAGGAATGCATCAACTAGCGCAATGGTATGAGTATACAGGTGTTTATGGTGGTTCTATCTGGATTTTACTAAGCAACATTTTAGCTTTTGAAACTTATAAAGCATTAAAAAGAAATTCAATTACAAAAGTTAAACTAACTGCAAGCTGGGCCCTGGTAATTATTCTACCTATCGGATTTTCTTTATATCAATATAACCAATACAAAGAAAAATCTGTTCCTGTAAACGTGGTGGTGGTTCAGCCAAACATTGACCCTTATGATAAGTATGGCTCCGTTTCTACTAATGAACAACTGCAAATACTAACTCATTTATCAGATTCTGTAGCGCAAGTAAATACCGAATATTTTATCTGGCCAGAAACAGCCATACCACGATATGCCGATGAAGATAAAATTCGTAGCAATCCAGATTTTTTAAATGCACAGCAATTTTTAAGTAAGTACAAAAACGGAACATTAATCACCGGAATAGAAAGTGTAAAATGGTATAATGATAAAGCTACTGTTTCTGCAAAAAAACATCCTGAAAATGGAATGTACTTCGACAATTATAATACAGCAATGCAGGTAGAGAATTCTGCCGAAGTTGAGTTTTACCATAAATCTAAACTGGTTCCTGGTGTAGAGAAGATGCCTTTTCCGAAAATATTCTCATTCTTAGCACCAGTTTTTGAAGGTTTAGGTGGTAGCGTTTCTGGTTGGGGTTGGCAAGAAAAACCCGGTGTATTTTATTCACAAAGTGGAATTGGCGTTGCTCCTGTAGTTTGTTATGAATCCCTTTGGGGAAGTTGGATTGGCGAATCTGTTAAAAACGGCGCTCAATTTATTGCCATCATCACCAATGATGGTTGGTGGGGAAATACATCAGGCAAAGACCAACATTTATTGTATGCCAAATTAAGGGCAATTGAAACTCGTAGATGGGTAGTTCGCTCGGCAAATACTGGTATTTCTGGTTTTATCAATCAGCGGGGAGATATCACTCAAAAATCTACTTGGTGGACAAGAACTGCTTTAAAAGAAAACATCAACTTAAACGATAACATAACTACTTACGTTAATAGTGGCGATATCTTGGCAAAAATTTGCTCGATATTGGCAGTTTTATTAGCACTAATTATTCCTTACAAAAAATGGGTAAAAAATTAA
- the rsmI gene encoding 16S rRNA (cytidine(1402)-2'-O)-methyltransferase: MQGKLYLVPTPIGNLEDMTFRAIRILKEADVILAEDTRTSAPMLKHFGIDKKAYSHHQHNEHKATSEIIKFLKEGKNVALVSDAGTPAISDPGFFLVREALKNEIEVNCLPGATAFVPALVNSGLPSDQFVFEGFLPVKKGRQTRLKLLANEERTMIFYESPHRLLKTLEEFAEFLGEDRQASVSRELTKIYEETVRGTVIEIKSHFENNILKGEFVICVAGREVSKEKSKNKDKYKQEK, from the coding sequence ATGCAAGGTAAATTATATCTAGTACCTACGCCAATTGGAAACTTAGAGGACATGACCTTTAGGGCTATTCGTATTTTAAAAGAGGCGGATGTGATTTTGGCTGAAGATACTCGAACAAGCGCCCCGATGCTTAAACATTTTGGCATCGATAAAAAGGCTTATTCACATCATCAGCATAATGAACACAAGGCTACTTCTGAAATTATTAAATTTTTAAAGGAAGGTAAAAATGTGGCGTTAGTATCAGATGCAGGAACTCCAGCTATCTCCGACCCAGGTTTTTTTCTAGTGAGAGAAGCTTTAAAAAATGAAATAGAAGTAAATTGTTTGCCAGGAGCAACAGCTTTTGTGCCTGCTTTGGTTAACTCTGGCTTACCTAGCGATCAATTTGTTTTTGAGGGATTCCTTCCCGTTAAGAAAGGTAGACAAACACGTTTAAAGTTGTTGGCAAATGAAGAAAGAACGATGATTTTTTATGAGAGTCCGCATCGGTTATTAAAAACATTGGAGGAATTTGCTGAGTTTTTAGGAGAAGATAGACAGGCATCTGTGAGTAGAGAACTCACTAAAATTTATGAGGAAACTGTTCGAGGTACAGTAATAGAAATAAAATCACATTTCGAAAACAATATATTAAAAGGAGAATTCGTAATTTGTGTTGCTGGTAGAGAAGTGAGTAAAGAAAAATCAAAGAATAAAGACAAATACAAACAAGAAAAATAA
- a CDS encoding SIMPL domain-containing protein, translating into MKRLITLAIVALFSMSVMAQQVDLRKKITVSGSAETEVTPDIIYLSISLKEYLKDNNSKKRVEITELENQLYNAVLKAGIAKEDLMVNNVSSYNYVTEKKKNPDFLASKQYRLKVSDLNKWNEIIGAVDPKGISSTSIESYDYSKITALKKELKIKALQAAKEKAQYMVEALGEKLGGVIDIQEVNNESYPQPMYRANVMMMKAEDASGAAAPELDFKKIKLNYVVNTVFEIK; encoded by the coding sequence ATGAAACGTTTAATAACATTAGCCATCGTTGCCTTATTTAGTATGAGTGTAATGGCACAACAAGTAGATTTAAGAAAGAAGATAACCGTTAGTGGTTCTGCAGAAACTGAAGTTACGCCAGACATTATTTATTTAAGTATTTCTTTGAAGGAGTATTTAAAAGATAACAATAGCAAAAAAAGAGTAGAGATTACTGAATTGGAAAATCAGCTTTACAATGCGGTTTTAAAAGCAGGTATTGCGAAAGAAGATTTAATGGTAAATAATGTGTCGAGCTACAATTATGTAACGGAGAAAAAGAAAAACCCTGATTTTTTAGCGAGCAAACAATACCGTTTAAAAGTAAGCGACTTGAATAAATGGAATGAAATTATTGGTGCTGTTGACCCAAAAGGAATTTCATCGACCAGTATTGAAAGTTATGACTATTCGAAAATTACAGCGCTTAAAAAAGAGTTGAAAATTAAAGCTTTGCAAGCTGCCAAAGAAAAAGCGCAATACATGGTTGAAGCTTTAGGAGAGAAATTAGGTGGGGTAATTGATATTCAGGAAGTAAATAATGAGTCATATCCTCAGCCCATGTACAGAGCAAATGTTATGATGATGAAAGCTGAAGATGCTAGCGGGGCTGCAGCTCCTGAATTAGATTTCAAAAAAATTAAACTGAATTATGTAGTAAATACAGTTTTTGAAATTAAGTAA
- a CDS encoding PH domain-containing protein: MNQIDRFLSDEQDPKAVEKVIGKLNDLLTTGEELLYLAVQKKPAVNLLPDSIAISNKRIFYCEPGNLGLTMNFKDISWKNIKEVSFKEEFFGSKFICVPQHGENIVTEFIPKVQARKLHQAANEQLEALKELTRQQKLEENRATASAINIPPAQGIFEAPIEIEEAVVIPQPQIEEAEDETTLKLRKLKTLYDKQLITQEEYESKKSAILDSL; the protein is encoded by the coding sequence ATGAACCAAATAGATAGATTTTTAAGTGACGAGCAAGACCCAAAGGCTGTAGAAAAGGTAATTGGGAAATTAAATGATTTATTAACCACAGGTGAAGAGCTTTTATACTTAGCGGTACAAAAGAAACCTGCTGTAAACTTGTTGCCAGATAGCATCGCCATTAGTAACAAACGTATTTTTTATTGTGAGCCAGGGAATTTAGGTTTAACCATGAACTTTAAAGATATTTCTTGGAAAAACATAAAAGAGGTTTCGTTTAAAGAAGAGTTTTTCGGCTCTAAATTTATCTGTGTGCCTCAGCATGGCGAAAACATTGTTACTGAGTTTATCCCGAAAGTTCAAGCTAGAAAATTGCATCAAGCAGCAAATGAGCAGTTAGAAGCTTTAAAAGAATTAACTAGGCAACAGAAACTAGAGGAGAATCGTGCTACAGCTTCAGCGATAAACATTCCTCCTGCTCAAGGTATATTCGAAGCACCAATTGAAATTGAAGAAGCGGTTGTTATTCCTCAACCTCAAATTGAAGAAGCAGAAGATGAAACTACTTTAAAACTGAGAAAATTAAAAACACTTTACGACAAACAATTGATTACTCAGGAAGAATACGAAAGCAAAAAATCGGCTATTTTAGATAGTTTGTAG
- the gldB gene encoding gliding motility lipoprotein GldB: MSYNVKYLQIYLFFLCLSAISCKQSKKPDVSNIKLDIKIQRFDKDLYQGKNKDINQINSFLHKKYGFFYDDYTQRMVGNPNLPNAAIIEGLYKSQPYADVNKEVDSVFPKLTQVEKDLTESFKYIKFYYPKAKVPRFISFISGFAYQIPVGDNYIGIGLDMFLGADSKFYKAIVASSPRYLSRRFTPAYIVPRVTEEYAKQELFLANREDQTLLSKMIYEGKILYFLDKVLPETAGDTVKIGYTEKQLTWAKQFEGNIWALFLESDLIYQTDPQKIQNYLNDGPFTAGIGEKGFSAPKLGVFIGWQIVKKYMEANPDITLQQLMADQDAQKILTKAKYKPKESQ, translated from the coding sequence ATGAGCTATAACGTAAAATATCTTCAAATTTATCTATTTTTTCTTTGCCTATCTGCAATTTCTTGCAAACAAAGCAAAAAGCCAGACGTTAGCAACATCAAGTTGGATATAAAAATACAACGTTTCGACAAAGATTTATACCAAGGAAAAAATAAAGACATTAACCAAATCAATAGTTTCTTACATAAGAAATATGGTTTTTTTTACGATGATTATACGCAAAGAATGGTCGGCAATCCAAATTTACCCAATGCAGCCATTATAGAAGGCTTATACAAAAGTCAACCTTATGCTGATGTAAACAAAGAAGTTGACAGCGTATTTCCTAAACTAACGCAGGTAGAAAAAGATTTAACGGAGAGCTTTAAATACATCAAATTCTATTATCCAAAAGCAAAAGTTCCACGTTTCATTTCTTTTATATCAGGTTTTGCTTATCAAATTCCGGTAGGTGATAATTATATTGGTATAGGTTTAGATATGTTTTTGGGTGCAGATAGTAAGTTTTATAAAGCTATTGTAGCAAGTTCGCCCAGGTATTTATCAAGACGATTTACGCCTGCATACATTGTACCTAGAGTTACTGAAGAGTATGCTAAACAAGAACTTTTCCTTGCTAATCGTGAAGACCAAACCTTATTATCAAAGATGATTTACGAAGGTAAAATCCTGTATTTCTTAGACAAGGTTTTACCAGAAACAGCTGGCGATACTGTTAAAATCGGCTACACTGAAAAACAGTTAACTTGGGCTAAGCAATTTGAAGGAAATATATGGGCGCTATTTTTAGAAAGTGATTTAATCTACCAAACAGACCCGCAAAAAATTCAGAATTATTTAAATGATGGTCCTTTTACAGCCGGAATTGGTGAGAAAGGTTTTTCTGCTCCTAAATTAGGTGTTTTCATTGGCTGGCAAATTGTAAAAAAATACATGGAAGCCAATCCAGATATTACCCTACAACAATTAATGGCCGACCAAGATGCACAAAAGATATTAACCAAAGCGAAGTATAAACCTAAAGAGAGTCAGTAG
- a CDS encoding porin family protein, producing MKKAAIAILFLLFTVNLFAQENRVGNYGFRLGLTAHPNFGFIKAEGGKGNGVNLGFSYGLIGDFNFAENYSFSTGLTITTINGKSTEVNSAQYQLGNTAAVDIKYMMQYVELPLTIKLKTGDYNGVRWYGQFGLSNDVRISARQDAKSGNNVLANDVNSSDWTKFYRAGLIIGAGGEFNVGNKTSIMAGLTLNNGFTNISDNSYSVKNHFVAINLGVFF from the coding sequence ATGAAAAAAGCAGCAATCGCCATACTATTCTTACTTTTTACTGTTAATTTATTTGCCCAAGAAAATAGGGTTGGCAATTATGGTTTTAGGTTAGGTTTAACCGCACATCCAAACTTTGGATTTATTAAAGCTGAAGGTGGAAAAGGCAATGGTGTAAACTTGGGCTTTTCTTATGGCTTGATTGGTGATTTTAATTTTGCTGAAAATTATAGCTTCTCTACGGGCTTAACCATTACCACTATAAATGGTAAAAGCACCGAGGTTAATTCTGCTCAATATCAATTAGGAAATACTGCTGCGGTGGATATTAAATATATGATGCAATATGTTGAGTTGCCTTTAACCATAAAATTGAAGACTGGAGATTATAACGGAGTTAGATGGTATGGACAATTCGGCTTATCGAACGATGTGAGGATTAGTGCCAGACAAGATGCAAAATCTGGAAACAATGTTTTGGCAAATGATGTTAACTCATCAGACTGGACTAAATTTTATAGAGCTGGTTTAATTATAGGGGCGGGTGGCGAATTTAATGTTGGTAATAAAACAAGTATCATGGCAGGCTTAACTTTAAATAACGGTTTTACTAATATTTCTGATAATAGTTATAGCGTTAAGAACCATTTTGTAGCTATTAACTTAGGCGTTTTCTTTTAG
- a CDS encoding NAD+ synthase, which yields MKIALAQLNYHIGNFENNTKHIIENISLAKEKGAEIIVFAELAICGYPARDFLEYTDFITLCENAAQEIAKHCVDIACIVGLPIKNPLIEGKDLYNAAYFIADGKIQNIVKKALLPTYDVFDEYRYFEPNTKFECVNYKGKKIALTICEDLWNINDNPLYVSCPMDELIKESPDVMINIAASPFNYRHDEDRIQVLADNAKKYKLPLFYVNQVGAQTEIIFDGGSLVFDEAGEVKAEMKYFEEDLQVFDLDEIQNVKNKYPAAERASDISQIHDGLILGIQDYFKKSGFSKAVLGLSGGIDSAIVCALACRALGAENVTAVLMPSKYSSDHSVKDALDLVKNIGCKHEIIEIKEAANAFDNMLAKPFTGLAQNLTEENIQARCRGIILMAMSNKFGYILLNTSNKSECAVGYGTLYGDMCGAIGVIGDVYKTQIFEMARYINKDGEIIPENTIVKPPSAELRPDQKDSDSLPDYDILDKILFQHIEMQKGSKAIIAQGFDEALVKRILKMVNLAEFKRYQTPPILRVSPKAFGMGRRMPIVGKYMD from the coding sequence ATGAAAATAGCACTAGCCCAATTAAATTATCACATCGGTAACTTCGAGAATAACACTAAACACATTATCGAGAATATTTCTCTAGCTAAGGAGAAAGGAGCAGAAATTATAGTTTTTGCAGAACTGGCAATTTGTGGCTATCCTGCTCGGGATTTTTTAGAGTACACGGATTTCATCACCCTGTGTGAAAATGCGGCACAAGAAATTGCTAAACATTGTGTTGATATAGCCTGTATTGTTGGGTTGCCAATTAAAAATCCTTTGATTGAAGGAAAGGATTTGTATAACGCAGCCTATTTTATAGCTGATGGAAAAATTCAGAACATCGTTAAAAAAGCACTGTTGCCAACTTATGATGTATTTGATGAGTACAGATATTTTGAGCCCAATACGAAATTTGAATGTGTTAACTATAAAGGAAAGAAGATTGCTTTAACTATTTGCGAAGACCTTTGGAACATTAATGATAATCCGTTATATGTTTCTTGTCCGATGGATGAATTGATTAAAGAATCGCCAGATGTGATGATAAACATTGCTGCTTCTCCTTTCAATTATCGCCATGACGAAGACCGTATTCAGGTATTAGCTGATAACGCGAAAAAGTATAAACTTCCACTTTTTTATGTAAACCAAGTTGGCGCACAAACAGAGATTATTTTTGATGGCGGTTCTTTAGTTTTTGATGAGGCTGGAGAAGTAAAGGCAGAAATGAAATATTTTGAGGAAGACCTTCAGGTATTTGACTTAGATGAAATTCAAAATGTAAAAAATAAATATCCTGCAGCAGAAAGAGCAAGTGATATTAGTCAGATTCATGATGGATTGATTTTGGGCATTCAAGATTACTTCAAAAAATCTGGTTTTAGTAAAGCAGTTTTAGGTTTGTCTGGCGGAATTGATTCTGCTATAGTTTGTGCCTTGGCTTGCAGAGCATTGGGTGCAGAAAATGTAACGGCTGTTTTAATGCCTTCAAAATATTCGTCAGACCATTCTGTAAAAGATGCTTTGGATTTGGTTAAAAACATTGGCTGTAAACACGAAATTATCGAGATAAAAGAAGCTGCAAATGCTTTTGATAATATGCTGGCAAAACCATTTACTGGCTTAGCACAAAATTTAACAGAAGAGAATATCCAAGCCCGTTGCCGAGGAATTATCTTAATGGCAATGTCAAACAAATTCGGCTACATCTTATTAAATACTTCAAACAAAAGTGAGTGTGCTGTTGGTTATGGCACTTTATATGGCGATATGTGTGGTGCAATTGGGGTAATTGGCGATGTATATAAAACTCAGATTTTTGAGATGGCTAGGTACATTAACAAGGATGGCGAGATTATTCCAGAAAATACAATTGTTAAACCACCATCGGCTGAATTAAGACCAGACCAAAAAGATTCTGATTCGCTACCTGATTACGATATTCTAGATAAAATCTTATTTCAGCATATAGAAATGCAAAAAGGTTCTAAAGCCATTATTGCTCAAGGATTTGACGAAGCTTTAGTGAAACGAATCTTGAAAATGGTAAACCTAGCAGAATTTAAAAGGTACCAAACTCCACCAATTTTGAGGGTATCTCCAAAGGCGTTTGGTATGGGTAGGAGAATGCCAATTGTAGGGAAATATATGGATTAA
- the lspA gene encoding signal peptidase II: protein MKNKKNLRIVLLLAMIALNIGCDQVSKSIIRNKVDYNENINIIKDHFIITKVENTGAFLSAGNNLPDAVRFILLSILPIIVLGYALFYLLYKINLPRTIQIGMCFLIGGGIGNVYDRIIYGSVTDFLHIDFGLFRTGIFNLADVSIMIGIGILLVNSVLRKVPAKVEDVG, encoded by the coding sequence ATGAAGAATAAAAAGAATTTAAGAATAGTTTTACTGCTTGCAATGATTGCTTTAAATATCGGTTGCGACCAGGTATCAAAGTCTATCATAAGAAATAAAGTTGATTACAATGAGAACATCAATATCATCAAAGACCATTTTATTATTACCAAGGTAGAAAACACTGGTGCATTTTTGAGTGCTGGCAACAACTTACCAGATGCGGTTAGATTCATCCTGCTAAGTATTTTACCCATTATTGTTTTGGGCTATGCTTTGTTCTACTTGCTTTATAAAATCAATTTGCCAAGAACTATACAAATTGGAATGTGCTTTTTAATTGGCGGAGGAATTGGCAACGTTTACGACCGAATTATCTACGGTTCGGTAACAGACTTCCTTCATATAGATTTTGGCTTATTTAGAACAGGAATCTTTAACCTCGCTGATGTTTCCATAATGATTGGTATAGGAATTTTATTAGTTAATTCAGTTCTAAGAAAAGTTCCGGCTAAGGTTGAAGATGTAGGCTAA
- the serS gene encoding serine--tRNA ligase yields the protein MLQVNYIRENREKVLERLNVRNFKQPELVDQIISIDEERRQTQNSLDNLSAEANSAAKQIGELMRNGKKEEAEAIKAKTASNKDSIKTLGDKLTELEQNQFNLLVQLPNLPHDLVKPGTTPEENEIVLVHGEPAKLPADAKPHWELTAKYDIIDFELGVKITGAGFPVYKGKGARLQRALINFFLDEAIAAGYKEMQVPHLVNAASGFGTGQLPDKEGQMYHSTVDDLYLIPTAEVPVTNLYRDVILKEEDLPIKNTAYTPCFRREAGSYGSHVRGLNRLHQFDKVELVQVTHPDRSYETLEEMSTYVQGLLQKLGLHYRVLRLCGGDMGFGSAMTYDMETWSASQERWLEVSSVSNVETFQSNRSKIRFKGKEGKTQLAHTLNGSALALPRIVASILENYQTENGIVIPEVLRRYTGFDIID from the coding sequence ATGCTGCAAGTTAACTATATCCGCGAAAATAGAGAGAAAGTTTTAGAGCGCCTTAATGTGCGTAATTTTAAACAACCCGAATTGGTAGACCAAATCATTTCCATAGATGAAGAACGTCGCCAAACTCAAAATTCGTTAGATAACCTTTCGGCAGAAGCAAATAGCGCTGCAAAACAGATTGGCGAATTAATGCGCAATGGAAAAAAGGAAGAAGCGGAAGCAATAAAAGCTAAAACAGCTTCTAATAAGGATAGCATTAAAACACTTGGTGATAAGTTAACCGAATTGGAACAAAACCAGTTTAATTTACTTGTTCAGTTGCCAAATTTACCTCACGACTTAGTAAAACCAGGTACTACACCAGAAGAGAATGAAATTGTTTTGGTACACGGTGAGCCTGCAAAATTACCGGCAGATGCAAAACCTCATTGGGAGTTAACGGCTAAATACGATATCATCGATTTTGAGTTGGGCGTTAAAATTACTGGAGCTGGTTTCCCTGTTTATAAAGGAAAAGGAGCTCGTTTACAACGTGCATTAATTAACTTTTTCTTAGACGAAGCAATTGCTGCTGGATATAAAGAAATGCAAGTTCCGCATTTGGTAAATGCCGCATCTGGTTTTGGTACAGGACAGTTGCCAGATAAAGAAGGACAAATGTATCATTCGACTGTTGATGATTTGTATCTTATTCCAACTGCAGAAGTTCCAGTTACCAACCTTTACCGTGATGTGATTTTAAAAGAAGAAGATTTACCAATTAAAAACACGGCATATACACCATGTTTTCGTCGTGAGGCAGGTTCTTACGGTTCACATGTTCGTGGCTTAAATCGTTTACACCAATTTGATAAGGTAGAACTTGTTCAAGTTACTCATCCCGACCGCTCTTACGAAACGCTTGAAGAAATGAGTACTTATGTACAAGGTTTATTGCAGAAGTTAGGTTTACATTATCGTGTATTGCGTTTGTGTGGTGGCGATATGGGCTTTGGTTCTGCCATGACTTATGATATGGAAACATGGAGCGCATCTCAAGAACGTTGGTTAGAAGTTTCTTCGGTTTCAAATGTGGAGACTTTCCAAAGTAACCGTTCAAAAATTCGTTTCAAAGGCAAGGAAGGTAAAACGCAATTAGCGCATACCTTAAATGGAAGTGCATTAGCTTTACCAAGAATTGTGGCTTCAATTTTAGAAAACTATCAAACTGAGAATGGGATTGTTATTCCTGAGGTATTGAGAAGATATACTGGGTTTGATATTATAGATTAA